The following proteins are encoded in a genomic region of Bubalus kerabau isolate K-KA32 ecotype Philippines breed swamp buffalo chromosome 15, PCC_UOA_SB_1v2, whole genome shotgun sequence:
- the PRRG4 gene encoding transmembrane gamma-carboxyglutamic acid protein 4, with amino-acid sequence MFPLLVLLSQLPVVTFAFPHCTRSPSEESRHAREEVFTSKEEANLFIHRHLLYNRFDLELFTPGDLERECIEELCNYEEAREIFVDEDKTMKFWQEYSVRGPTTKSDANREKIDVMGLLTGLIAAGVLLVILGLVGYYLCITKCHRQQYPGSSDIYVRRGRHTPSIIFRRPEEAVLSPSPPSLEDTGLPSYEQAVALTRKQSVSPPPPYPGPANDFRVFKKSMSLPSH; translated from the exons ATGTTTCCACTCCTGGTGCTACTCAGCCAACTGCCCGTAGTTACCTTCGCGTTTCCTCATTGCACAAGAAGTCCCTCGGAGGAGTCTAGGCATGCGAGAGAAGAAG TTTTTACATCAAAAGAAGAAGCAAACCTGTTCATACATAGACACCTCCTATATAATAGATTTGATTTGGAGCTCTTCACTCCCGGTGACCTAGAAAGAGAATGCATAGAAGAACTTTGTAATTATGAGGAAGCCAGAGAGATTTTTGTGGATGAAGATAAAACG ATGAAATTTTGGCAAGAATATTCAGTTAGAGGACCAACCACAAAATCAG ATGCTAACAGAGAGAAAATCGACGTTATGGGCCTTCTGACTGGATTAATTGCTGCTGGAGTACTTTTGGTTATTTTGGGATTAGTTGGTTACTATCTTTGTATCACCAAGTGTCACAGGCAACAATATCCAGG TTCTTCAGACATCTATGTAAGAAGGGGCAGACATACTCCTTCCATCATCTTCAGAAGACCAGAGGAGGCTGTCTTGTCTCCATCGCCACCTTCATTGGAAGATACAGGATTACCTTCTTATGAACAGGCAGTGGCATTGACCAGAAAACAGAGtgtttcaccaccaccaccttatcCTGGGCCAGCAAATGATTTTAGGGTATTTAAAAAGTCTATGTCACTCCCATCTCACTAA